The sequence below is a genomic window from Fluoribacter dumoffii NY 23.
ATTTGTATTAATTTATTGCCCGAAATAGACCTTCTAGACTATTTAAAAAAAGTCCGGAAGGAAAAACCACAAAAACAATTAAATTCAATTTTATCGCTGCACTTACCCAAAAGGGTCATCGAACAATTTATTGCGCCGACCCTATTTGACAAAAAACTTGCGGAACTGGCAAATCGTGATTTGGAATCGGTAGCAAAACAATTAAACTCTTGGGTTGTGAAGCCCAATGGTACTGAAGGATATCGCACTGCGGAAGTAACGATAGGCGGTGTTGATTGTAATGCAATTTCTTCCAAAACAATGGAGGCACAAGAAGTTTCCGGCCTTTATTTCATTGGCGAAGCCCTGGACGTAACAGGTTGGTTAGGTGGGTATAATTTTCAATGGGCTTGGTCGTCGGGGTGGGCGGCAGGGCAAGCGGTATAGTCTAATCCAATGCAACCCTTTTATTTCAACAGAAAATAAGCACTTACCGTCAAAACAATGGATACAATAAGGTAGGCCAATTTCCCTAGATGCATGTCGCTTAAAAGATTTTTTGCTTTTTCCCAATAATCAATCAAATCGATAAGGAGGGAGCCACAAAACCATAAGTATGCAGGACGCTGCCAAAATGGTTTATCCAGGAAGCCACCTAAAACAAACAATTGCTTCTTACATAAACTGCAATAATAAACAGCCTGATCAGTAGTCACTAATCTTTTTTCCCAACACACAGTGGGTTCCATACGCTGCCTGCAAAACTTACATTGAATTTTCATTTTATAGGCTTTGGATATTTTGTGAGTAATATTTTACCACAGATTAAGGCAGGTAAGTTAAGATGCTTTATTATTTGACTCTTCTCATCAAATACACACCCAAAAGGGCAAAAATAAAGGTAGGTCCTAAAGCAGCCAATTCAGGTGGTAATTGAAATACGGTACTGAGGGGGCCAAAAAAACGACTTAAAATATGAAAACTGAATCCCACTGCCGCACCCACTAACAGCTTTGATCCCATTGTCGTTGAGCGTAAAGGACCAAAAATGAAAGGGATTGAGAGGATCATCATAACCATTGTCGTAAATGGTTGAATAAGCCGTTGTAAAAAAGCAAATTGATAATTATGGACATTTTGATGATTGCGTTTTTGTTCCCGGACATAGCGTCTTAATTCATGTAAAGTCATTTCATCGGGCTCGATACTGCTGATCATCAAAATTTTTGGTTTCACGGCAACATCCCAGGGAAGGGATGCAAATGTTTGTACTTTGGTTTTATTGGTTTCAAATTCGGTCTGCTGAATGTTATACGCCATCCAACCTGTAGGGGTGTAACGTGCTTCGCCGATAAAACGGGACATTTTTAAATGATGATGGACATCAAAACGAAATTGATAAATGTCCTTCAGGATATTATCAGGAAGTATTACTCCTACAGAAATGAAATCATTACCATACCGCAGCCACGAGCCTTTCGAAGTCCTTAATGTTTGTCCCCCACTCACTGAGGCTGTCTTATAATCATTGGCGTAATGCGATAAATAGGGAACCAGCGTTTCCCCTAATGCAGTAACCAGCACAATCAGAATGACTGATGCTTTTAAAACGGCCCAGGTAATTTGCCCTATCGACATTCCTGAGGCACGCATTACCACCAATTCACTATGATTTGCCAAAATTCCAAGGCCAATCAAACACCCAAGCAGGCTTGCCATAGGAAAAAATAGGTAAACTTCATAGGGCATCTGTAATAAGACAAATAACGCAGCCTGGGTAATCCCATAATCCGCCCGCCCCAAATCACTTATTTGATCAACAAATAAAATAAAAATTTGCAAGCCTACCAGCATGAGGGTGACCAACCCAATAGAGCCGAGAACAGTTTTCGCAATATAGCGCTCTAATATTTTCATACTCATGCCAACTTCGCCTGATTACGCCAAATTAAAAATAATCCAAAGGCAATTACGATAAGATGAACCCACCACAAGCCTATCCATTGGGGCGTTTTGCCTGAAACCATTGCATCGCGGGCTATAAACAAAAAATTTGCATATAAAATATAAATAATAATCGCCGGGAACAACTTGGCATATTTTCCTGAACGCGGATTAATCCGGCTTAAAGGGACAGCAACCAACGTCAAAGTCAAAACCATAAGAGGTACGGACAAGCGCCATTGTAATTCAGCTGCTTTGGCGGGGTCTTTATTATTTAAAGGCAATAAACTCGCGGTGCTTGCTGTACGTAGGTCCGACGATACTTTTACAACAGGATGGGGTAAGCGTGCTTTATACTGGTCAAATTCTGCTATTTGATAATCAGCATGACCTGGTATTCCCTGATACTCCTTACCTTTTTGCAGAATAATATAATCTTCACCGGTGGCAGGATCCGTCTCTGCAAAGGCCTGGTCAGCCCATAAAATATCCCACCGTATTTGCTCATTTATCGAGCTTCTTTTTGCCAAAAAAACTTGTTCTGCCTTCGTATGATCCCGGCTCATCGATTGTACATAGAATACTTCCTGACCTTCATTAATCGCATGGAAGCGTCCAGGCATAATCGTTTGTACCAAAGTTTTTATACCTGTAGTGCGCAGCAGTTTGGCGCGCTCAACATAAATTAAAGGGCTACCCCAAATCATGACCACAGCCACAACAACAGCTACAACTGTTGCCATGATGAAACTGTGTTTTAACAACTGGCTGGGACCATAGCCGCATGCACGCAGAACAGTCATCTCACTTTCAGCATATAAGCGCCCATAGGCAAGCAACATCGCAATATAAAATCCTAAAGGAACAAGTAAACTCAATAAAGTAGGCAATTCCAGCATCATTAGCTTCATAATGATGACGCCTGGAATACTCCCGGAAGCAGCTCGATTGAGATATTGAATAAGCTGATTACTCAGAAAAATTAATACGAGTATGGAGGTGAGCGCAATTAGAGTGAGAAACACTTCTTTGGCTAAATAACGAAAAATGATCACCCAATGCCCCTATTTTAGTAATCTCATTTACAGAATCATTCTCATCTTGAGGCATTGTATCTTCTTGTGGGAAACTAAAAAAGTCTTTTTGTCTGCAGCTAAAACAACATTAAGCAAATTTAATGCTATTTTGCTTCATACGCGTCTTTGCCCCCATCCAAGGAAAAAGCAACTCAAGTAGGCCTGCTAAATGCACAGAGATTTTTTTCAAGGTCTCCCCAGACAATTTTGGAGCACAATTTAGGGGGCTTGCTTAGGGAAATAACAACTTTTTCGAACAGATGTTTTTAAAAACCAAAGGGTTCTAGGTTTTAGGAACAATGCAGGGATTGCAAGAAACCCAAATTGAGGAATTCCCTAACAAAAAAAGCAGCTTAAGCATCTGCTTAAACTGCTCTTAAATTAAGTAATGAATGAATTAATGCTTTAGCTCAGAAGCTTTTTTAGCTTCCTGAACAAAACCTAACATTGCTTTTTCAATAATCTGAAAAGACTTTTGCATGTAATCCAAAGTTTTATGGCCATTTTCAACAGCCAAATTAATTTGTTTTTCCAAAAGTTCTTCAGGTTTTTTAATACTTGAAATCTCTTCAGGTTTGAGATAATTCATACTTTGTAACGTTTTCACATTTAATTCAGCCATGGCTTGAAATGGTTCCTGGAATTTTTTAGCCATTTCAGTCCATCTTTCAAAATTTTGTTGAGTCATGATAAGTCTCCTCTATGTTGCATTGCACAATTTAATATTAGTACATAGAGAAGAATTTTGTCAATGACTTAAGCGATTTTTTTTTGCAATGCAACATAAATAATTACTCGGAATCAACAGGTAATTCTCCTTAACTTTTGAATATGTTTTGCCATTGTTGCATCATCTTCTGCATTTGTTGATTCCAATTTTCAGTTGCTTGAAGATAGGGGTTATTTTGTAAGGGTTTTTCCATGACTTGAAACATTTGCTCCATCATTTGTTTT
It includes:
- the lptG gene encoding LPS export ABC transporter permease LptG; this encodes MSMKILERYIAKTVLGSIGLVTLMLVGLQIFILFVDQISDLGRADYGITQAALFVLLQMPYEVYLFFPMASLLGCLIGLGILANHSELVVMRASGMSIGQITWAVLKASVILIVLVTALGETLVPYLSHYANDYKTASVSGGQTLRTSKGSWLRYGNDFISVGVILPDNILKDIYQFRFDVHHHLKMSRFIGEARYTPTGWMAYNIQQTEFETNKTKVQTFASLPWDVAVKPKILMISSIEPDEMTLHELRRYVREQKRNHQNVHNYQFAFLQRLIQPFTTMVMMILSIPFIFGPLRSTTMGSKLLVGAAVGFSFHILSRFFGPLSTVFQLPPELAALGPTFIFALLGVYLMRRVK
- a CDS encoding phasin family protein; the protein is MTQQNFERWTEMAKKFQEPFQAMAELNVKTLQSMNYLKPEEISSIKKPEELLEKQINLAVENGHKTLDYMQKSFQIIEKAMLGFVQEAKKASELKH
- the lptF gene encoding LPS export ABC transporter permease LptF, with protein sequence MIIFRYLAKEVFLTLIALTSILVLIFLSNQLIQYLNRAASGSIPGVIIMKLMMLELPTLLSLLVPLGFYIAMLLAYGRLYAESEMTVLRACGYGPSQLLKHSFIMATVVAVVVAVVMIWGSPLIYVERAKLLRTTGIKTLVQTIMPGRFHAINEGQEVFYVQSMSRDHTKAEQVFLAKRSSINEQIRWDILWADQAFAETDPATGEDYIILQKGKEYQGIPGHADYQIAEFDQYKARLPHPVVKVSSDLRTASTASLLPLNNKDPAKAAELQWRLSVPLMVLTLTLVAVPLSRINPRSGKYAKLFPAIIIYILYANFLFIARDAMVSGKTPQWIGLWWVHLIVIAFGLFLIWRNQAKLA